In Styela clava chromosome 14, kaStyClav1.hap1.2, whole genome shotgun sequence, the following are encoded in one genomic region:
- the LOC120341183 gene encoding stearoyl-CoA desaturase 5-like: protein MTEEIEKKKDIQANGWSAGDRNGNIPHEKTNERFPDIKPSMQIIWKNVIIMSYIHLFSVYAIVQLRHCFLKTLLFGFITGFFSELGVTAGAHRLWTHRSYKAKLPLRTFLMIINTLALQNSIFDWSRDHRSHHKYSETDADPHNARRGFFFCHIGWLMVRKHPDVIRKGKNIPLNDLLDDPVIAFQRKYFLVLAPLCCFIIPSIIPWYFWGETLWNGYCISVLRYCCVLNITWTVNSFAHLFGDRPYDRTIHPAENYFVSLAAIGEGFHNYHHTFPSDYSTSEYGYRLNPTTAFIDLMAFIGQAYDRKSTTKNAIQSRMKRTGKYSDIKEAGW from the exons ATGACAGAagaaatagaaaagaaaaaagataTCCAAGCAAATGGATGGAGCGCCGGCGATAGAAACGGAAACATTCCTCATGAGAAAACCAATGAAAGATTTCCAG ATATAAAGCCATCGATGCAAATAATTTGGAAGAATGTTATCATAATGTCGTACATACATTTATTCAGTGTTTATGCTATTGTACAACTTCGTCATTGTTTTTTAAAGACTCTTTTGTTTG GTTTTATAACAGGCTTTTTCAGTGAACTTGGTGTTACAGCAGGCGCTCATAGACTGTGGACTCATCGATCATATAAAGCAAAACTTCCACTGCGGACATTTTTAATGATTATCAACACGCTTGCGCTACAG AATTCAATATTTGACTGGTCACGTGATCACCGATCTCATCACAAATATTCGGAAACTGACGCAGATCCACACAATGCCAGAAGAGGTTTCTTCTTCTGCCATATTGGATGGTTAATGGTTCGCAAACACCCAGACGTTATAAGAAAAGGAAAAAATATTCCGCTGAATGATTTGTTGGATGATCCAGTTATTGCATTTCAAAGAAA GTATTTTCTCGTGCTTGCTCCTCTGTGTTGCTTTATCATACCATCTATAATACCGTGGTATTTTTGGGGAGAAACATTGTGGAATGGATACTGCATTAGTGTGTTGAGATATTGTTGTGTTCTAAATATAACTTGGACAGTCAATAGTTTTGCACATCTATTTGGAGATCGACCTTATGACCGAACGATTCATCCTGCTGAAAACTATTTTGTATCTTTAGCTGCAATAG GAGAAGGCTTTCATAATTATCACCACACCTTTCCCAGCGATTATTCTACTAGTGAATACGGATATCGACTCAATCCCACGACTGCTTTTATTGATCTCATGGCGTTTATAGGACAAGCTTATGATAGAAAATCTA